ATAAAGACCTCTGGGGGTGTCTGCCTTAATGAATCTGTAAAATCCACGGCAATAAGCACCTCTATCCCGTATTCCTCTATAAATATCTTTTTAATATAAAAGGGCATCAATAGCCCGAGGTGTCTTTCAGGTTTTAATATGCTTAATGGATGGGGATTAAAGGTCATAAGCATAGGGGTGCCCGCTTTAGAACGTGCTGTTTTTA
This Thermodesulfobacteriota bacterium DNA region includes the following protein-coding sequences:
- a CDS encoding riboflavin biosynthesis protein RibF, which translates into the protein MRIFHSVDDVMGFPEPVLTIGNYDGVHIGHQRIINRVVKTARSKAGTPMLMTFNPHPLSILKPERHLGLLMPFYIKKIFIEEYGIEVLIAVDFTDSLRQTPPEVF